The following proteins are encoded in a genomic region of Vicugna pacos chromosome 16, VicPac4, whole genome shotgun sequence:
- the FTSJ3 gene encoding pre-rRNA 2'-O-ribose RNA methyltransferase FTSJ3 → MGKKGKVGKSRRDKFYHLAKETGYRSRSAFKLIQLNRRFQFLQKARALLDLCAAPGGWLQVAAKFMPVSSLIVGVDLVPIKPIPNVITLQEDITTERCRQALRKELKTWKVDVVLNDGAPNVGASWVHDAYSQAHLTLMALRLACDFLGRGGCFITKVFRSRDYQPLLWIFQQLFRHVQATKPQASRHESAEIFVVCQGFLAPDKVDSKFFDPKFAFKEVEVQAKTVTELVTKKKPKAEGYAEGDLTLYHRTTVTDFLRAANPVDFLSKASEISLDDDELARHPATTEDIRVCCQDIKVLGRKELRCLLNWRTKLRRHVAKKLKEQAKAMDISLSSGEEEEEGDEEASTAGTGHQPSKEEEEEEQLNRTLAEMKAQEVAELKRKKKKLLREQRKQRERVELKMDLPGVSIADEGDTGMFSLRTIRGHQLLEEVTQGDMSAADTFLSDLPRDDIYISDAEEEDASLDSDLDPEELAGVREPQSLKEQKCVRFAEAEDDKQEEEEENPLLVPLEEKAILQEEQASLWFSKDGFSGMEDDADEALEISQAQLLYESRRKGQQPPPPPSSVQTERKPPPYQEETPKEAEAPSGTEAATGPGGEERDGSSDSDSSSSEDEDSWKPRRGKKRSRGPKSDDDDGFEVVPIEDPVKHRILDPEGLALGAIIASSKKAKRDLIDNSFSRYTFNEDEGELPEWFVQEEKQHRIRQLPIDKKEVEYYRKRWREINARPIKKVAEAKARKKRRMLKKLEQTKKKAEAVVNTVDISEREKVAQLRSLYKKAGLGKEKRQVTYVVAKKGVGRKVRRPAGVRGHFKVVDSRMKKDQRAQQRKEQKKKHRRK, encoded by the exons ATGGGCAAGAAGGGCAAAGTCGGGAAGAGCCGGCGGGACAAGTTCTATCACTTGGCGAAGGAGACTG GTTACCGTTCCCGCTCTGCTTTCAAGCTGATCCAGCTGAATCGCCGCTTTCAGTTTCTGCAAAAAGCCCGAGCCTTGCTGGACCTGTGCGCTGCACCAGGTGGATG gCTGCAGGTGGCTGCCAAGTTTATGCCTGTATCCAGCCTTATTGTGG GAGTGGATCTGGTTCCAATCAAGCCTATTCCCAATGTGATAACACTCCAGGAGGACATTACAACAGAACGCTGTAGACAG GCCCTGAGGAAGGAGCTGAAGACCTGGAAAGTTGATGTTGTGCTCAACGACGGGGCCCCCAACGTGGGAGCTAGCTGGGTCCACGATGCTTATTCACAAG CCCATTTGACATTGATGGCTCTGCGTTTGGCTTGTGATTTTCTGGGCCGTGGTGGCTGCTTCATCACAAAGGTCTTCCGTTCCCGTGACTATCAGCCCTTATTGTGGATCTTCCAGCAGCTGTTCCGCCATGTCCAAGCCACCAAGCCACAAGCCTCTCGCCATGAATCTGCAGAGATCTTCGTGGTCTGCCAGG GATTCCTGGCTCCTGACAAGGTTGACAGTAAATTCTTTGATCCCAAATTTGCCTTCAAGGAGGTTGAAGTCCAGGCCAAGACTGTTACTGAATTGGTGACTAAGAAGAAGCCAAAG GCTGAAGGCTATGCTGAGGGCGACCTCACTCTCTACCACCGAACCACAGTCACTGACTTCCTCCGAGCTGCCAACCCTGTTGACTTCCTCTCCAAAGCCAGCGAA ATCTCGCTTGATGATGACGAGTTGGCACGGCATCCAGCTACCACTGAGGACATACGGGTGTGCTGTCAGGATATCAAAGTGCTGGGGCGCAAGGAGCTTAG GTGCCTCCTGAACTGGAGAACGAAGCTTCGGCGACATGTGGCCAAGAAGCTGAAAGAACAAGCAAAGGCAATGGACATCAG CCTCAgctctggggaggaagaggaagaaggtgaTGAAGAGGCATCAACAGCTGGGACTGGGCATCAGCCCtctaaggaggaggaggaggaggaacaacTGAACCGGACCCTGGCAGAGATGAAGGCCCAGGAGGTGGCAGAACTGAAGAG gaagaaaaagaagctgCTCCGTGAGCAGAGAAAACAGCGGGAGCGTGTGGAGCTGAAGATGGACCTTCCTGGGGTTTCCATCGCAGACGAGGGGGACACAGGCATGTTCTCCCTGCGCACCATCCGGGGTCACCAG TTGTTAGAGGAGGTAACACAAGGGGACATGAGTGCTGCAGACACGTTTCTGTCTGATCTGCCAAGAGATGACATCTACATATCGGATGCTGAGGAGGAAGATGCATCTCTGGATAGTGACCTGGATCCAGAGGAGCTGGCAGGAGTCAGAGAACCTCAGAGTCTAAAGGAGCAAAAGTG TGTACGATTTGCTGAAGCAGAAGATGATaaacaggaagaggaagaagagaatccACTGCTGGTTCCGTTGGAGGAAAAGGCAATACTGCAGGAAGAACAAGCCAGCCTGTGGTTCTCAAAG GACGGCTTCAGTGGGATGGAGGATGATGCCGATGAGGCCCTGGAGATCAGTCAGGCCCAGCTGCTGTATGAGAGCCGTCGGAAGGGGCAGCAGCCACCACCACCTCCTTCCAGTGTGCAGACTGAGAGGAAACCTCCTCCGTACCAGGAGGAGACCCCTAAGGAGGCAGAGGCTCCttcagggacagaagctgccacTGGCcctggaggggaagagagagatggCAGCTCTGACAGTGACAGCAGTAGCAGTGAGGACGAAGATAG CTGGAAACCACGCCGTGGGAAGAAGCGAAGCCGCGGGCCCAAGTCAGATGACGATGATGGGTTTGAGGTTGTGCCTATCGAGGACCCGG TGAAACATCGGATACTGGACCCTGAAGGCCTTGCTCTAGGTGCTATTATTGCTTCTTCCAAAAAAGCCAAGAGGGACCTCATAGATAACTCCTTCAGCCG GTACACGTTTAACGAGGATGAAGGGGAGCTTCCAGAGTGGTTTGTGCAGGAGGAAAAGCAGCACCGCATACGTCAATTGCCAATTGATAAGAAGGAAGTGGAGTATTACCGGAAACGGTGGCGGGAAATAAATGCACGTCCCATCAAAAAAGTGGCTGAAGCTAAGGCCAGAAAGAAACGGAGG ATGCTGAAGAAGCTGGAGCAAACCAAGAAGAAGGCAGAAGCTGTGGTTAACACAGTGGACATCTCAGAACGGGAGAAAGTGGCACAGCTCCGaag TCTCTACAAGAAGGCTGGGCTCGGAAAGGAGAAACGCCAAGTCACCTATGTTGTAGCCAAAAAAGGTGTGGGCCGCAAAGTGCGCCGGCCAGCTGGGGTCAGAGGTCACTTCAAGGTGGTGGACTCGAGGATGAAGAAGGACCAAAGAGCACAGCAACGGAAGGAGCAAAAGAAGAAGCACAGGCGGAAGTGA
- the PSMC5 gene encoding 26S proteasome regulatory subunit 8 isoform X2, whose product MELEEGKAGSGLRQYYLSKIEELQLIVNDKSQNLRRLQAQRNELNAKVRLLREELQLLQEQGSYVGEVVRAMDKKKVLVKVHPEGKFVVDVDKNIDINDVTPNCRVALRNDSYTLHKILPNKVDPLVSLMMVEKVPDSTYEMIGGLDKQIKEIKEVIELPVKHPELFEALGIAQPKGVLLYGPPGTGKTLLARAVAHHTDCTFIRVSGSELVQKFIGEGARMVRELFVMAREHAPSIIFMDEIDSIGSSRLEGGSGGDSEVQRTMLELLNQLDGFEATKNIKVIMATNRIDILDSALLRPGRIDRKIEFPPPNEEARLDILKIHSRKMNLTRGINLRKIAELMPGASGAEVKGVCTEAGMYALRERRVHVTQEDFEMAVAKVMQKDSEKNMSIKKLWK is encoded by the exons ATGGAGCTGGAAGAGGGGAAGGCAGGCAGTGGACTCCGCCAATACTATCTGTCCAAGATTGAAGAACTCCAG CTGATTGTGAACGATAAGAGCCAAAATCTCCGGAGGCTGCAGGCACAGAGGAATGAGCTTAATGCAAAAG TTCGCCTGCTGCGGGAAGAGCTGCAGCTGCTGCAGGAACAGGGCTCCTATGTGGGGGAAGTGGTCCGGGCCATGGATAAGAAGAAAGTGTTGGTTAAG GTACATCCCGAGGGCAAGTTTGTCGTAGATGTGGACAAGAACATCGACATCAATGAC GTGACACCCAATTGCCGGGTAGCCCTCAGAAATGACAGCTACACTCTGCACAAGATCCTGCCTAACAAGGTTGACCCACTAGTGTCACTGATGATGGTGGAGAAGGTGCCAGATTCAACTTATGAGATGATTGGTGGGCTGGACAAGCAGATCAAGGAGATCAAAGAAGTGATCGAGCTACCCGTTAAGCATCCTGAGCTTTTTGAAGCGCTAGGCATCGCACAGCCCAAG GGAGTGCTGCTGTACGGACCCCCAGGCACTGGGAAGACGCTGTTAGCCCGGGCTGTGGCTCATCATACAGACTGTACCTTTATTCGTGTCTCTGGCTCTGAATTGGTACAGAAATTCATCGGGGAAG GGGCAAGGATGGTGAGGGAGCTGTTTGTCATGGCCCGAGAACACGCTCCGTCCATTATCTTCATGGACGAAATCGACTCCATCGGATCCTCACGGTTGGAGGGGGGCTCCGGAGGAGACAGTGAGGTCCAGCGCACGATGCTGGAGCTGCTCAACCAGCTGGATGGCTTTGAGGCCACCAAGAATATCAAG GTCATCATGGCCACTAATAGGATTGATATCCTGGACTCAGCACTGCTTCGCCCAGGGCGCATCGACAGAAAAATTGAATTCCCTCCCCCTAACGAAGAG GCCCGGCTGGACATCTTGAAGATCCACTCTCGGAAAATGAACCTGACCCGGGGGATCAACCTGAGAAAAATTGCAGAGCTCATGCCGGGAGCGTCAGGGGCTGAAGTGAAG GGCGTGTGCACTGAAGCCGGCATGTACGCTCTGCGGGAACGGCGAGTCCATGTCACCCAGGAGGACTTTGAGATGGCAGTAGCCAAG gtcatgCAGAAGGACAGTGAGAAAAACATGTCTATCAAGAAGCTGTGGAAGTGA
- the PSMC5 gene encoding 26S proteasome regulatory subunit 8 isoform X1 yields the protein MALDGPEQMELEEGKAGSGLRQYYLSKIEELQLIVNDKSQNLRRLQAQRNELNAKVRLLREELQLLQEQGSYVGEVVRAMDKKKVLVKVHPEGKFVVDVDKNIDINDVTPNCRVALRNDSYTLHKILPNKVDPLVSLMMVEKVPDSTYEMIGGLDKQIKEIKEVIELPVKHPELFEALGIAQPKGVLLYGPPGTGKTLLARAVAHHTDCTFIRVSGSELVQKFIGEGARMVRELFVMAREHAPSIIFMDEIDSIGSSRLEGGSGGDSEVQRTMLELLNQLDGFEATKNIKVIMATNRIDILDSALLRPGRIDRKIEFPPPNEEARLDILKIHSRKMNLTRGINLRKIAELMPGASGAEVKGVCTEAGMYALRERRVHVTQEDFEMAVAKVMQKDSEKNMSIKKLWK from the exons ATGGCGCTTGACGGACCAGAGCAG ATGGAGCTGGAAGAGGGGAAGGCAGGCAGTGGACTCCGCCAATACTATCTGTCCAAGATTGAAGAACTCCAG CTGATTGTGAACGATAAGAGCCAAAATCTCCGGAGGCTGCAGGCACAGAGGAATGAGCTTAATGCAAAAG TTCGCCTGCTGCGGGAAGAGCTGCAGCTGCTGCAGGAACAGGGCTCCTATGTGGGGGAAGTGGTCCGGGCCATGGATAAGAAGAAAGTGTTGGTTAAG GTACATCCCGAGGGCAAGTTTGTCGTAGATGTGGACAAGAACATCGACATCAATGAC GTGACACCCAATTGCCGGGTAGCCCTCAGAAATGACAGCTACACTCTGCACAAGATCCTGCCTAACAAGGTTGACCCACTAGTGTCACTGATGATGGTGGAGAAGGTGCCAGATTCAACTTATGAGATGATTGGTGGGCTGGACAAGCAGATCAAGGAGATCAAAGAAGTGATCGAGCTACCCGTTAAGCATCCTGAGCTTTTTGAAGCGCTAGGCATCGCACAGCCCAAG GGAGTGCTGCTGTACGGACCCCCAGGCACTGGGAAGACGCTGTTAGCCCGGGCTGTGGCTCATCATACAGACTGTACCTTTATTCGTGTCTCTGGCTCTGAATTGGTACAGAAATTCATCGGGGAAG GGGCAAGGATGGTGAGGGAGCTGTTTGTCATGGCCCGAGAACACGCTCCGTCCATTATCTTCATGGACGAAATCGACTCCATCGGATCCTCACGGTTGGAGGGGGGCTCCGGAGGAGACAGTGAGGTCCAGCGCACGATGCTGGAGCTGCTCAACCAGCTGGATGGCTTTGAGGCCACCAAGAATATCAAG GTCATCATGGCCACTAATAGGATTGATATCCTGGACTCAGCACTGCTTCGCCCAGGGCGCATCGACAGAAAAATTGAATTCCCTCCCCCTAACGAAGAG GCCCGGCTGGACATCTTGAAGATCCACTCTCGGAAAATGAACCTGACCCGGGGGATCAACCTGAGAAAAATTGCAGAGCTCATGCCGGGAGCGTCAGGGGCTGAAGTGAAG GGCGTGTGCACTGAAGCCGGCATGTACGCTCTGCGGGAACGGCGAGTCCATGTCACCCAGGAGGACTTTGAGATGGCAGTAGCCAAG gtcatgCAGAAGGACAGTGAGAAAAACATGTCTATCAAGAAGCTGTGGAAGTGA